The DNA region AAAATGACAGTGCAAATTATAAGAAAATCTGACTGattcatatatattaaaacacaTCCAAAACAAGTAATATCTAGAAAATATCTCAAATTTCTAGCAGTTGTTATCTTGAGGAAGGTGGGAGAAAGCTAGATTTGTTGAGGCGATAGTAGAGGCAAGGATGTTTTAGTTTGCCTCTAgtgttacaattttttaaaaagaaggatagATTCAGAGTATCAATTAcgcattaaaaaaattgaaacattaaaaaaagagttgCCACATGTGTAAAATAAGTTTTGAAGGATGTGGTTATGATAAATGAACGGGAATTAACATGTAttctcagaaaaaataaattcaggagCTTTGCCCTTTTAACCCACCTCAACCCCACCCTTTCTACAATCACTTCCTGATTCATCAGTTCCAAAGCCATTAGAACTGTGTCACACGATTGAGAAACACTGGCATCACGGCAGTCCTGTAAAGTTCAGGTAACCAAActggtattttaattttcttccagaaatatgttcctgatcatctttttttttcctgccttaaaTGGGAAAGCTGATTAGGCTCAAACAACTTAACATATACTGAAcacttattttttatatgttCAGAACCATTTGAAGTTATAGCAATAATGCTCCATGGTGCAGTTGCACATTTGTGCATTCACGCTGAAAGCTCTTGCAAGTCCCCTGGGATCTGCTGGCCAAGCAGTCTCTCTCACTGTGGTGGCATCAGGAACACCAGAGGGTGGGGCTCCAGGACGCCCAGGTGCAGACAGGCAGCAGCTGTCTGCGCTGCAGGCACATGGCAATGTTTACAACATGTCACCTCACATGATTTTTCTTTATACTAAGTCTATGCCTAATTGGGATGAGGTTGGCATTTCTGGACTCAGCATCCTACAGGTAAAGCagctagaaaaaagaaagagatactgattcctgggtcaggaagatcccctggagaaggaaatggcaacccgctccagtattcttgcctggagaatcccatggacagaggagcctggcaggttacagtccatggggtcacaagagctgcacatgacttagtgactaaaccagcaccaTCCGCACCTGGGCCGAGGCATAGATAAGTTAGTGATGAGAAAAGCTACGGATGGAATGCCTTGTCTTATCAGTTCACTGTTCTCTTGATGGTTCCCTTTGATGAGTCTTCAAATACTCCTCCTTGAAGTCTTCAGATCTCCTTTTGGAGCTGCCCTGAGCCACATATACCTTGCTCTTTTCTACTGTATGAGAGTATGGCAAGAAATAGAATGTATGCCTTTAGGCTGCCCAGGTAGGCAGCAGTACACGTATTACTTTAGTAAATGCCTCCATGGAGCTCTTCCCATGAAAAGCATTTTTTACATAAACTATTTATTGTTACAGTAAAATATCTAAtacatggaaaattttttttaaaaaagcacattttttaaaagtctacaatTATCATATCCAAATATGCTCTGCAAACAGAGAGTTTCTTCCTAAATTCTGTGACAAaaactgatctgacctgatctgaggCTCTCGGCGTCTTTAGTTATCACATTTATTAGTGGTATTCATATATCCACCACAGAAGTATCAATGTATTTGGTAATGGGTGCTCTTCTAGACTCTTTGCAcagttttaagtaaaatattttatatttaccctATCACTTGtctaaaatctgaaaaattttgATTCCAAAACACAACTAGCCCTTGGTTTTCAAATAAAGGACTGTAAAGCATATGTCCCCAAACTGTTACCAATGTGGTGATTCCTCCAAACCACAAAATGGTTCCAATGAGCATGTCTGCCCCAAAGAATGTCATGAAGTTAAATCtccaggagaagagagaagaggaatgTTAGAACAGCTGTAGGAAAAACACAAGCTGCATATGAAAAAACGACAGAGAAATGATCTGGGAAGTCATGTAAGACTTCTGGTAATACGGAGGTATTACCAGAAGCTATCCATCCATAAAGACAGTACCCAGTACTATTGCTAATAGCTGtctgcataaaaatgaaaagcccCATTCTTTTGAGACTTTTAGGTatggggtattttttttaatttatttttattgaactataattgatatacaacatTAATTTCAGggatacaacataatgatttgacatttgtataAAGATATTCTTAATtcggggcttccctagtggctcagtggtaaagaatcagcctgccaatgcaggagacacaggagaagtgggttcgatccctgtgttgggaagatcctctggagcaggaaatggcaacccactccagtattcttgcctggaaaaatcccatggacagaggaggctggcaggctacagtccatccacagggctgtaaagagtcaagcaccactgagtgactgaggacagCATATTCTTATTTCATAGTTCTCAAACTGTTTAAACATTGGACTCTCCTAGGGAGTTTGCTAAAAATAACCCATGCATGGATCTCACTTTCAGACATTCTGATTTACTTGGTCTAAAGAGCAGCCTTAacaacagtgtttttaaaaactccctattaaaattgtgtttaaaaaCAATTCTAAGGTGCGGCCAGAACTTTTAAAAGTCCCAATACTCAGTCTGTGTCCCAGACCACATAAATCAGAATTTTGGGGAGAAGCGCAGACgtaagtatttctttaaaaagatgttcAGGTGATGTCAATGTATACACAAAGCAGATAGGTTGAGACCCACTGAGTTGCTTGGCTTAAGGCTTAAGTGTgtcaactgttttttaaaaaattcttcctgaACCAAGTCATTTCTAGATAATTACTGAAGCAGTCACCAATAAAGAATTCTAAGCTTTCTCTACTCTGATAGTGGCTTATTCATGAATCTCTCCTCAATTTTTCTATGAATGCGCAAGCGGCAGgggaagaaaaatattgaaatcacatgagatatttcaaaatacttttagcACAACAATCCATACTATATTAAACTCCTTTAGCACTTCCATCAAACTGAAGGACGTAACTGAAAGTGGCATTCACTTTGGTTGAAGCTATAGTAGAGGAGAGCGTACCTTAACAGGAAGTCACAGCATCTTCCAGTGAATTCTAGGACAGCGAATGAAACAATAATTGCACTAATTTTCCAGTGACTCTCACTGGTCAAGATGCTAATGTAAACCACATTCATAGACAAATTTCAAAGAAAGCTACAAAGTACGTTAAAGGTATTAAATTTAAGATAACTTCTGCTCAGAGACCAACTGAAATATATAGAAAGGTGCACATTTTTTAGATCTCAGGTATCTCTTttgcttttacttaaaaataatcttttttgtgTGCCTTCTAATGGTCACATGAAAAagacattaactttttttttccatcactaACTCTGAGGAAGGAAGAACAAATGTGGAGAAGACCTTGCAGCTCACCAGGAACCAAGCTCCACACTTCTTGCAGTACTAAGTGGCAGGTAACGGGAGAAGTCCAGGATACTACACTTACGCAGGCTTCCGCACACATTCGTTTAAATATAACATCAGGGTAACTGGCAGGGAGGCATTTCTCCATCACaactcaaccatttaaaaatgttatcacTTTTAGTCCCTTTGctgatttaaataaacaaaacaatttatATCTACCATGCAGGAACTTTCAGTTCAATATATTGGGACACTATAACTTCACTGTTCAAGTTCTATTCAGCAGAAGAAAAATAGCTAAATTGAGTCTTGTCTTTCACTGGGAAGATATTAGCTATCAGAAATGCATCACAGAGAGGAAAACTGGCATGCCATCATAATGGACTAGAGGAGTAATTGGCACTTCTGCTTTGTCATTACAGTTATTCTTCTTGGGATAAAACTTGGGATAAAACTTGGAATTGCAAGTTTAGCTAAATTCATCATAATTTTAACTTtggtaaatgaaataaagttCACTGTCTAGGCCAAAAACCCCAAGCAGCTGTTGGGAGCAAGAGGGCTACGAGGACAGAAGTAAACAGATTCACGGCATTGTTGTCGAGGATGGGTTTCCCGGCTATGTACTTCACTTCCTTCCCTGGGCTGTTGACCACCATGCCAGTGCTTTCATCCAAACCTGGAATGAAAAAGAAGCGAATGAAGTGGAAAATCCAAatgacttgatttaaaaaaaaacaacagcaaaaaccaaATTAGCTTTCTGCTCTAAAGAAGCTACCCTTGCGAAGATTCTTGGCCATTCAAAGAATGACTTTGGTGGATACCTACATGGTGAGCGACAAGGAACCCACGGTTACAAAAGGCCTCCTTGAAGAAGTGGGTCTCAGTATGCCTCAATACTGGTCTCTCAACAATGCTGGAGTTCtttcagaaggagaagggaggccTTGAACAGCAGAGGTGGCAGGAAGGCTCCTGAAAGCAGGGGTCACCTTTGCAACCTCTACGATAGACACTAAGGCCCAGCAAGGTGCTCACACAAAGGAGGCACACAGAGATGAATCCAATTTGCCCCCCAGCCCACATTTTTTTCCCAACCCACTCAATATGATCAGAAATTTCCGAGTAAGAACTCAGTTTAGAATAAAACCTAGgcgctttaaaataaaaagtgtaatgCGTTGTGTGTATGGTTACTGACCCTTTAGTATAAATTAAAATCCAACTGCTTCCTCCCAGCATCTAGATAAGACTAATGAAGCTGAGAGAGCAGATGTTTTGTTGGTGGAACCAGATTATACGGGGGTGTGAAGAGAGACTGGGAGCACTGTGTTTGGGGAACTGTCTGGAGACTTCCAGCCTCTTCACTGTATGAATCAAAGGAGAAGACGTGGTTGGTCAGAGGCTGGAGCAAAGACACACCAAAGAGAACAAGTCGGTACACTGACATGACAGGAGAGCCTTAGGTGCAAAGCACAGAAAATGTTGGAGAAACGCTTATGTATCTTGATGCAGGACTAGCAGACATGACGTCACAGTAGAAAAGTACATCATCCGTGTGGCGTCAGGTTAGCAGAAGAATTATTTCTCAAATGGATttggaaaacaaatggaaagaggGGCATAAGACTGGTCTGACTCCCAAATTCTGCTTCCCTGGGATTAAAATCCCATAAGCAAATGCATCTGTCGCCTGCATGGTCATTCCCTGTATAGCTTCTACTCATTGCTCTGCAGGAATAATTCTCTGTCAGTCAGTTTATCACAAAAGAATAAGAAATTCAAAACTGTATTACAGACTTTGCCCTATTATTCTGGCTCCCTGAACAACCTGTGTCTTTGGGATTGTTTTTATtatcttatctcttttttttcttttccatatttcttccccatttctttctctcttttttttttaacatatttattttgtttttggctgcactgggtctcactGTTTTGCATgggctctctctagctgtggagagtggGAGCATCTCTTCGTTTcagcgtgcgggcttctcatcgtgCCGGCTCctgttgcagagcttgggctctagcTCAGCGGGTTTCATGTGCTGGCACACAGGcccagctgctccatggcatgtggaatcttcagactcctatccactgcaccaccaaggaagcccctgtctcttttcttttggttttaaggACACATTTATTCAGTGTCATGATCAGACTACTACTTTTAGCAATCAACCAGCAGCATAGgtgaaaaaaaaaccttacattAAATATCTCTGTTGTAATGCTTTCCACTTTCcacagaaaagaaactaaaataacttGTTTACAATTAGTCAAAAATACAGTCCTAGAATTTTTTGTCCATAAACATGACATATCTAAGATATGTCTAAAACATATCTTCTCTGAAGTGGCTAGGCACTGCTACCACTGTCTGTGGCTGAGTCCTCATTTCTTTAATACACCAATAAGTTGCAATAATAAGGTTATGTTCTTACCACTAAATTGCATGGTAGCTCCTAAATATGAATCCACAATTGATCCTAGTAATCCAGCCAGACCCCCAAATGCAATAATTGGCCACTGGGGAGCAGAAATGTCTAAATCGTTAACAAAAACCAACTGTGTGAGGAAGTAAGTGATGCCCACAAAGGTTCCACCAAGAAGACTGGAGGCAAGGCCCACCACCGTCACTCCACCATTGGTCCCTAGAGAAGAACGTGACAAGATCAGCTGGTGAACAATCAGCCAACATATGAAGTCAAAAGAAGCAAAACATCTGGTACCTGTCTAATCAAAACCAACTCAAAGAAAGGGTTCACTCTGATGCAATCCAAAGACCCTCCTACTTAGAAAGGAGGCTTTTCTCCTCAATAATTCCTGACATTTTCAGCAGTGAGTTTAGGAGAGCCAGGCTGCTTGGTTTCACTTTCAGTTCTGTCATTTCCAAGCTTGGTGACTGTGATGAAGTTATGTAACTTCTCTATGCCTTAGTTTACTTGTTTGTGAGATATAAACAATAAAAGGACCAATTCACATGATTattaagactgctgctgctgctgctgagaagCACTAACCACGTAACAGGCTCCCAAGAGATActctaccatttctttccttttcccttcctacTGATAAGCCTGCAGGTCAATCTCTATGTTTGCATACAATTTATCTAggagttactgctgctgctgctaagtcacttcagtcgtgtccgactctgtgtgaccccacagacggcagcaaccaggctcccccatccctgggattctccaggcaagaacacaggagtgggttgccatttccttctccaatctaggAGTTAATAACACTTCCTTAAATATTACTTATTATCACCAGTTTAATAGCCTATAGTCATTTTCCAATTAAGGGGGAAAATTgaaattctctctttttaaaaaaattatttatttggctgcgctgggtttcagttttggcatgtggggtcctcactcttccttgtggcatgcaggatctaattccctgaccagaaatggaACTCagacctcctgcactgggagcacggagctttagccactggaccactaggggagaCCCCAAACTGAAATTCTTAAGAGGCTTTTAAGTAAGAAATACAAtaaatcaagaggctttttttttttggccacactgtgtgtcATGAGGGATCTTACATCCTGATCATGGATGAAACCCggatcccctgcagtggaacctcagagtcttaactactggattgccagggaagtccctgttcactttttttttaaaaaaaaaagaaacttaaataaAGACTCACCAACTGGAACTTTCTCCCAGGTTGTTATTAGCCTTGGCGTGCTTTTACTCAGAACAGGGccaacttctgaagcccatgtGTCTCCAGCAGAGGAGGCCAGTGCAGCCAAGAGAGACAAACACATCCAGGAAGCAGTGTGCTGTCTGGAAAAATCTATTGGGATTTCCCCAGGGCCACTTTCTATCATGTACAGCAGGGCCAGCTCCGTGGGCACCGCGCCATTACAGAACACCTGAATCCAGTTTCTCTGCCCACCTAGGATCCAACAAGAAAATGAAGAGCACAAGGGTGTTTCCTCCTCAGGAGGAAAATCATGCAGGTACCTGTAACTGCTCCTAATTTACATTGTAgagtttaagaaaagaaaaatgactataatttttaaaatgactacaAGTGGGATGATAACGCTGCCCACATTCTATATTGTTTCAGAATAATTAATGATAGACTTCAGTACTTCTAAAATTCTGCTGTTCTTGCTATCATGGTAAAGTAACAATAAACTATATCAGGCCACTACTTTAAGTAATTCtcatataaaatttatgtttcaTGAGTCTAAACAGGTTCTGATTAAAAGCTTCTGTTAAGATGAAATAAAAGTTACTAATTTAAGTGACattaaatataattcattttaCCTTCCTTGTATTCTGAATCTAGATGCTTCTTTGCTTCTCCTTTCCATTTAGTAAGttttgaggaagaaagaaaaaacgtCACCAAAGAGGTGAAAAAGCTGAAATTTGCAATGGTTAGGATAAATCCAACCACGAGCCCTGAAagaaacacatatatacaaaattaCACTTAGTCTATACACTAATActgtgaaaaaaaagaatgaattttttcagttattttcatattaaaaccGGAAATGTTCATTTCTAATATATTGACATTTTTACCAACTAAGACATTACCAAACAGTAtgcaatgggaacccactccagtgctcttgcctggaaaatcccatggacggaggaggctggtatgctgcagtccatggggtagttaagagtcagacacgactgacttcactttcacttttcactctcatgcattggagaaggaaatggcaacccactccagtgttcttgcctggagactcccagggacgggggagcctggtgggctgccatctacgtggtcgcccagagtcggacccgactgaagcaacttagcagcagcacagtctTTCAAGTTTCTATTTTTTACATTTCCCCTCCAtacctgggattttttttccactttacaaAAAATTCAGTAAATAGACCATCCAAGAGTGAATCTGGGAGAAAGaggcacatagaaaacaaattccaACATGACAGAAGTCTctacttattaataattattttaaatgtaaatgagttaAGTGATCCACTCAAAAAAACAGAGATggcaaaatggataaaaatactGGTCCAACTATATGCTGACTACAAGAGACTTGCTTTAAATCTAAAAACACAATGGGttgaaagaactgaaaaagatAATCCATGCAAATAAGTGACCAAAAGAGAGCAGGGGTGGgtataccaaaatcagacaaaacacACAAAGTAGACAAGCTCAGAACTGTATTCATATGACATGATcatctctttctatatatatatttttaagcatttcttttctttctggcataACAGAATACTTGAGGCTCATCTTAAACCTACTTTTTGCCCCAGCCCTGAAAGCAGCCATTTCTCTGAGGAGCTCTGGTTCATTCCAGTGGGGAATGGATATTAGAGGTCAAAATCTAGGCTCATGGTCTGTCCATGTCTACTGAgatatatttgctttttgtgGACAAAGCAAGTGAATACACACATAGAAATATACACTCATGCATATATACTCACGCACATACATGAGtacttccagcctggcattttccaAGAATGTGACGAGCACATCCAGGCACAGCTATCTTCCATGCCCCTATCCAGGCTACCTGCTAGTATAATATTGCTGACTACAACCTCTTCCACCCCTAACTGCATGGTGGACAATCTCTGCTCTCTGTAACTCTTAAGATAAATATATTCAGTTTTGCTACATgaagatttttattaaataacacaacaacaaaacactaCTAAGTAACAGAATAGATATTAAACAATTAAGTATGCTACCATGCATTTCATAATTTAAGTATTAAAGAACAGAACAAGGGCCCAGATTCCTATTTCTGAAGTAATTCCTTCCATTGGTTAGCTCAAGCTAGACTGACTCATCAGTCACTGAATTACTTGATTATTGGCATTTTACTTAAGTTCAGTACATTTTAATTGAGAGTGCAAGAAACAGGATAATGCTGTATAAAGTACTAATAAAGTGCTGTACCTCTGGAGTTGAACATTCTGAAGTTAAAACCTCAACTGCTGCACTTACTATTGAATAACTAGATGTTACCTAACTTTAAGCTTCAGTTTCTCATTAGtgtattaataataattcctaCCTCACTGGCTTACTGTGgaaagttaaatgagataattttaataatatgcttACTATATAAGTCAGCACATAGGAGGTCCTTAATAAATGTTAACGAGGATCATTGGCAATAACATTAAATAGCAGTTACAGTGGCAAAACCTCAACAATCACATTATTGTTGCAATTATGATTattattgtaataataataataatgatgttaTTATGTTATCCAACCTTTAAGTCTTTTCAAttgtttttataatatattacacAAGTAGTACACatgtgggcctccctggtggctcagtgattaagaatccacctgccaatgtaggtaacatggctttgattcctgagtcaggaagatcccctggagaaaagagaaagttgctcagtcatgtccaacccaggctacccactccatggcattctccaggctacaatactggagtgggtagtgtttcccttctccaggggatctccccaacccagggatcgaacccaggtatcctgcattgcaagtggattctttaccaattgagctatcaagGAAGGCCTGcccactctggagaaggaaatgataacccactccagtattcttgcctggaaaatcccactgacagagaagcctggcgggctatagtccatggggtcgcaaagagttgggcaagcTGAGCAAATGTGCACACATGCTCACAGTACACAAGCACTGGAGAGGAAAGCCAAAACATATGGAGGTCTATGAAGCAACAGTCAGTGTCTTTCTCCCTCACCACCACCATGCCCCACCCTTCTCCAGGAGGCTGCCCTTTACTTCAGCCACCTCAAAATACCATGTGAAGCAATCAGTGTTTGAGTTGAGGAAAGGTTCAGAATGAGGAATAAATTGAAGGCAACGTGCTTCAAAGCAATGATTTCTTTGATGTAGTCTAAAAATCTTAGAATTTTTTGTATCTCCCAGTTATGTCTGAACTTTTAGATTAGTAACTGCTGTCTCCAGCACATGTCTATTCCACCTCCTCAACCCACCTCTAACAACTCTAATGGTTCCTCAGTGCTAAGGACTTAATATGTGTAACAGTGGGAGGCTTTCAAAGAATGTGAAGACTCTAAGAATTACAGCTATCTTCTGAGTTTAAAACATGTTAATTCTGTAACTCGTGGATGAGATCTGGGGAAGTGAAACAACGCTGTCTATAAACAGCTCTGATAGAgggaatcagtcagttcagtcgctcagttgtgtccaactctttgccaccccatggactgcagcacgccaggcctccctgtccatcaccaactcccagagtttactcaaacccatgtccattgagtctgtgatgccatccagccatctcatcctctgttgtcccttctcctcccgccttgaatctttcccagcatcagggtcttttcaaatgagtcagctcttcacatcaagtggccaaagtattggagtttcagcttcagcatcagtcctgccaatgaatattcaggactgatttcttttagtatggactggttggatctccttgcagtccaagggactctcaagagtcttctccaacaccacagttcaaaagcatcaattctttggtgctcagctttctttatagtccaactctcacatccatacatgactactggaaaaaccatacctttgactagatgaatctttgttgtcaaagtaatgtctctgctttttaataagctgtctcagttgggcataacttttcttccaaggagcaagcatcttttaatttcatggctgcagtcaccatctgcagtgattttggagcccaagtaaataaagtctgtcactgtttccattgtttgtttccccatctatttgccatgaactgatgggaccagatgccatgatcttagttttccgaatgttgagctttaagccaactttttcactctccactttcactttcatcaagaggctctttagctcttctttgctttctgccataggcgtagtgtcatctgcatatctgaggttattgatatttctcccggcaatcttgatcctagcttgtgtttcatccagcccggcatttcgaatgatgtactctgcatataagttaaataagcaggctgacaatacacagccttgatgtactcctttcctgatttggaaccagtctgctagtccatgtccagttctaactgatgcttcttgacctgcatacagatttctcagaaggcaggtcaggtggtctggtattcccatctcttgaagaattttccacagtttgttgtgatgcacacagtcaaaggctttggcatagtctttaataaagcaaaaatagatgtttttctggaactctcttgctttttgatgatccaacggatgttggcaatttgatctctggttcctctgagatctaaatccagcttgaacatctggaagttttcggttcacaaactgctgaagcctggcttggagaattttgagcattactttgctagcgtgtgagatgaatgcaactgtgtggttgtttgagcattcttcggcattgcctttctttgggactggaatgaaaactgaccttttccagtcctgtggccactgctgagttttccaaatttgctggcatattgagtgcagcacttccacagcatcaccttttaggatttgaaatagctcaactggaatgccatcctCTCCACTAGCATCCTCTCcatttgttcataatgatgcttctgaaggcccacttgacattccaggatgtctggctctaggtgagtgatcacaccatcgtgattatctgggtcgtgaagatcttttttgtacagttcttctgtgtattcttgccacctcttcttagtatcttctgcttctgttaggtccatgccatttctgtccttcactgtgcccatctttgcatgaaaagttaccttggtatctccaattttcttgaagagatctctaggctgaAAGTTACCTAGAACTGCAACCAAAGGGGCCTGGGAATAATCTCTGGGAGGCAGAAAAGGGAAAGGTATGattgtaattttttaatctaataaaTTTTAATCAATTATATCATATATACTATTG from Bos mutus isolate GX-2022 chromosome 5, NWIPB_WYAK_1.1, whole genome shotgun sequence includes:
- the TMEM19 gene encoding transmembrane protein 19, with the protein product MRDLDDSTYRKYIKMITNIVILSLIICISSAFWIMSMTASTYYGNFQPVSPWRWLFSVVVTVLIVSNGFKKKSLDHSGALGGLVVGFILTIANFSFFTSLVTFFLSSSKLTKWKGEAKKHLDSEYKEGGQRNWIQVFCNGAVPTELALLYMIESGPGEIPIDFSRQHTASWMCLSLLAALASSAGDTWASEVGPVLSKSTPRLITTWEKVPVGTNGGVTVVGLASSLLGGTFVGITYFLTQLVFVNDLDISAPQWPIIAFGGLAGLLGSIVDSYLGATMQFSGLDESTGMVVNSPGKEVKYIAGKPILDNNAVNLFTSVLVALLLPTAAWGFWPRQ